One segment of Alnus glutinosa chromosome 2, dhAlnGlut1.1, whole genome shotgun sequence DNA contains the following:
- the LOC133860909 gene encoding flowering time control protein FPA, with the protein MSGRGGRDRFRRDYHPLRFEDKSSSRNNNNNNNLPSRHLWVGNLPHGILEHDLTHHFLQFGELESIAFQPGRSYAFLNFRREDDAINAMSALQGFPVAGNPLRIEFTKADKSSTSSRDEDHSQRQDEQRSVLRGSPFSQREFRTRHASPDPFYPDKSNVSDKNVDPSSVLWIGFPALLKVDEMILRKAFSPFGEIEKITAFPGRSYAFVRFRSVMSACRAKETLQGKLFGNPRVHICFAKSETGSSNSGRSSMNAPPSPPSKTNVRLGSSGNFRQDRNFGSLTEDLGIRSPQFFPDLDAGDSDAYSFNRKRSSWTDGNNTFEQRRFGEVGSDLGLQEDIYEHCSSPTREKHAQLHDYSQRFPQTSPSYEDPWDLPEDVHFFHGTKKLKTGSFLPEKDLPEHPFSDFEQETHIPKVFSDFSQPEAFDKNFEAVPFGYKQTPDHRPNIALPHADSSDHWGESYDSFKVGSGSLPSNPFEKKRFTPESDQSSLNEWKWEGTIAKGGNPVCRARCFPVGKVLDIMLPEFLDCTARTGLDMLSKHYYQAANAWVVFFVPESDADIGFYNEFMHYLGEKQRAAVAKLDEKTTLFLVPPSEFSEKVLKVPGKLSISGVVLRLEHSGSNFGSLHHQNEKKITNLLPIKADTSFTKPSTPLLRIHPLTSFQDLGKSGVPNVSFSGNVVTSAPPGSSSGSAYAVSGVSDSYNENRHDYQLRQGNPMLRQNFSSHHLQNSMSGSTNAPSQPSNSAAVSVVQEHHSVLRNTVQETSSSHYKGGISGISLSGNRKSSLQGTQTSASLSLPMTALQPDQIAQLASSLLGQQRQSGSTPHISVGDEYRQINTMNESDNSLRTSQKYVPHNNQARSELSASQFSQVQQLQQLQQQASNVPAVPRMVQRELQTGAQGNQLLQNNSAQEEAEADPQKRLQATLQLAAALLQQIQQGKGS; encoded by the exons ATG TCGGGCCGAGGAGGACGGGACCGGTTCCGAAGGGACTACCACCCTCTGAGATTTGAAGACAAGAGTAGCAGCCgtaacaacaataacaacaacaatcTGCCCTCCAGACACCTCTGGGTTGGGAATCTTCCCCACGGCATACTCGAGCACGACCTCACCCATCACTTCTTGCAGTTTGGAGAGCTCGAAAGCATTGCTTTCCAGCCCGGCCGCAGCTATGCTTTCCTTAATTTCAGGAGGGAAGATGATGCCATTAATGCCATGAGTGCGCTTCAAGGTTTCCCTGTTGCCGGCAACCCGCTTAGGATTGAGTTTACCAAGGCG GATAAGTCATCAACATCATCACGTGATGAAGATCACTCTCAACGTCAAGATGAACAGCGCTCGGTATTGAGAGGATCTCCTTTCTCGCAAAGGGAGTTTAGAACACGCCATGCTAGTCCTGATCCTTTCTATCCTGACAAATCCAATGTGAGTGATAAAAATGTAGACCCTAGTTCAGTTTTATGGATAGGGTTTCCAGCTTTATTGAAGGTGGATGAAATGATCTTAAGGAAGGCTTTTTCACCATTTGGTGAGATTGAGAAGATTACTGCATTTCCTGGTCGTAGTTATGCCTTTGTTCGATTCAGGAGCGTAATGTCAGCTTGCAGGGCAAAAGAAACTCTTCAGGGAAAATTATTTGGAAATCCTCGTGTACATATTTGTTTTGCAAAGAGTGAAACTGGATCATCCAACAGCGGAAGGAGCTCAATGAATGCCCCTCCTTCCCCACCTTCCAAGACAAATGTTCGCCTGGGATCTTCTGGGAACTTTCGGCAGGATAGGAATTTTGGGAGCTTAACTGAAGATCTCGGCATAAGATCTCCTCAATTTTTTCCAGATTTGGATGCTGGAGATTCTGACGCCTATAGTTTTAATAGGAAGCGCTCTTCATGGACAGATGGAAATAATACATTTGAACAGAGAAGGTTTGGAGAAGTGGGGTCTGATCTAGGACTACAAGAGGATATTTATGAACATTGCAGTAGTCCTACAAGAGAGAAACACGCTCAGTTACATGATTATTCTCAGAGATTTCCTCAAACAAGTCCATCGTATGAGGATCCATGGGACTTGCCAGAAGATGTCCATTTCTTTCATGGAACCAAGAAATTGAAGACTGGCTCCTTTCTGCCCGAAAAAGACCTTCCTGAGCATCCTTTTTCTGATTTTGAACAAGAGACACATATCCCAAAggtattttctgatttttcccAACCTGAGGCCTTTGATAAAAACTTTGAGGCTGTACCTTTTGGGTATAAACAGACCCCTGATCACAGACCGAATATAGCTCTACCTCATGCAGATAGTAGTGATCACTGGGGAGAATCTTATGATAGTTTCAAGGTGGGCTCTGGTTCTCTGCCATCAAAtccttttgagaaaaaaagatTCACACCTGAATCCGATCAATCTTCTTTGAATGAATGGAAATGGGAAGGGACTATTGCAAAGGGAGGAAATCCTGTCTGTCGGGCTCGCTGCTTTCCTGTCGGAAAAGTCCTGGACATCATGTT GCCTGAATTCTTGGACTGCACTGCAAGGACTGGTCTAGACATGCTTTCAAAGCATTACTATCAAGCGGCTAATGCTTGGGTTGTCTTCTTTGTACCTGAAAGTGATGCTGATATTGGATTCTATAATGAATTTATGCATTATCTTGGAGAAAAACAGCGAGCAGCAGTTGCTAAGTTGGACGAAAAGACCACTTTGTTTCTTGTACCCCCATCAGAGTTCTCAGAGAAAGTACTTAAAGTACCTGGGAAACTGAGTATATCTGGGGTTGTTTTGAGGTTAGAGCATTCCGGTTCCAATTTTGGGTCTCTTCACCATCAAAATgagaagaaaattacaaatttattgCCCATTAAAGCGGATACATCATTTACAAAGCCATCAACACCTTTGCTACGTATTCATCCATTAACATCTTTCCAAGATTTGGGAAAATCAGGAGTTCCCAATGTGTCTTTTTCAGGGAATGTGGTTACATCAGCTCCACCTGGATCATCTTCAGGCTCTGCTTATGCTGTCAGTGGTGTATCTGACTCTTACAATGAAAACAGGCATGACTATCAACTACGTCAGGGAAACCCTATGCTGCGACAAAATTTCTCTTCTCACCATCTTCAGAATTCAATGTCTGGTAGTACAAATGCACCATCACAACCATCCAATAGTGCTGCTGTTTCTGTTGTGCAGGAGCATCATTCGGTCCTGCGAAACACGGTGCAAGAAACGAGCTCTAGTCATTATAAAGGTGGAATTTCTGGTATTTCATTATCTGGAAATAGAAAGTCGTCTCTTCAGGGAACCCAAACTTCAGCTTCTTTGTCGCTGCCTATGACGGCCCTGCAACCAGATCAAATTGCCCAGTTGGCATCATCTCTTCTTGGTCAGCAGAGGCAGTCAGGGAGCACTCCCCATATATCTGTGGGTGATGAGTATAGGCAGATAAACACAATGAATGAATCTGACAACTCTTTACGAACATCCCAGAAATATGTTCCACATAATAATCAGGCGAGGTCTGAGCTTTCAGCATCGCAGTTTAGTCAAGTTCAACAGTTGCAGCAACTGCAACAGCAGGCCTCAAATGTGCCTGCAGTGCCTCGCATGGTTCAAAGAGAGCTTCAGACAGGGGCTCAGGGAAATCAACTACTGCAAAACAATAGCGCACAggaagaagcagaagcagaTCCTCAGAAACGACTGCAAGCAACATTACAGCTGGCAGCTGCTCTTCTTCAGCAAATCCAACAAGGGAAAGGAAGTTGA